The Cyclobacteriaceae bacterium DNA segment CGCTTTTCGAATGACAGCATCATTTATGAACTTCAAAGCAGTGGAGTTGCATTAAAAAATGTTTCAGCAAAGATCGTTCACAGTGATTTTGATTCTTTAAGCGTAGTGCTGCCATTTAAAGAAAAATTAAATCCGGTTATTACCAACGTGCGAATTGAAACCGAACAGGCTTCACGCAATTTCAGTATGCGCAACCTGATTCCAACGCTTGAAATCAAGGGTGGGATTATGAAAGACAGCTTTAATGTTTCCTTGGATAATCCTCAGAAAATTGATGTATCCTGGTTTGTCTATCAAGGAAATGACCTGCTGAGCAGAGGGTCGGGAACAAACATTGAGTACAAGTCAGCGATTACTGATCGCTTAGGAACGTTTACGGTTGAACTCCTTTATACTTTTGGAGGTCAGGAAAATATCCTGGCCAAGGAATTCCCTTTCATGGACGACATACTGAACGTGTCCGTTAATCTTCCCGAAAAAGTTTATCCGAGCCAATCCGTTGAAGCACTGATCAAGGTTGAAGATCAGGAGGGGAGACCTGTTTCCAATGTTGATCTGACTGCCTTTGCCGTCACTTCCAAGCTGGGTTATTATGCACCTTCACTTCCTTATTATGGATCCACCTCTTCAGGGCGAAGCAGGAGTGCCGACTTCAGTAAGGAGGTTGTTAATAATCGGATGGCCATACTTGATCTGGAGTATAGCAAATGGGAAAGGCGTTCGCATCTCGATACGATGAAATACTATCAATTCACGTATCCATATTCCGGGCAATTTAAGTATGCCTACGCCATCAATGACAGCGCACAGTTTGCGCCTTATGTGATGAAAGACGGTATAGCCCAACAAATCTATGTCATTGAAGTAAATCGCATTCCGGTTTATTATTCATGGGTAGTAATGCCCCCAAGCTATTCCTTTTACGTTTCTTCTCAAAAGAAAAGTCACGTTACGCTCAGGCTTCACGACCGTGTGTTGATACTGGATTCCATTCAGTTCGAAGCCGGTAAGAAAACAATTTTGAGTATCGACCTGGATCACTTACCGAAAGGGGTAGAGGTGGTGAAATTATATCAGCCTTCCAAGAAACGTAAGTTTCGCAAACCGCCCGTTTTTTCACCGACTGAGATCAACAGATATACGCAATACATTGCCGGGTTTAAACCTTCATCAACAAAAGGTTACCTGGAGTCGGCAGCTGGCTTTGTTCCACTTTTTAATGGGCGCGGCAATTCCAATTTCGTAACGGCTGGTCCGGTAGCACCGGGCCGACAGACCTTTTCCGGAGTTGGACTTACGTCAGTTTCCTATCAGCATATGGGCGGGTTTAACTATGCCTTTGAAGATAATGTGGTGTACAAGACTGATTCAAAAGATCTGATACCGACTAGACTATTCAACACAACGCTCGATCCATCTATAACAATGAGTGATCGGGTAGTAACGAAGAAAGAGTTTCTGGAGGCTATTCCTGAGCCAGATAGGAAATGGCATGCCCGTACCATCGATTATGTTGATAAATCCATGAGGCTTACCCTCTTGCTTCCTGAAGAAGAAGAGAAAACGGGGATTGCCAGTGTGTTGTTAGAAGAATGCAAAAGCGAGAAGCTTGTTTCGCCCTGCAGAAATTATTCACAGCAAGCGGGGTATTTCAATCTTCCACGTGGTTGCCACAACGTAATCGTGTTGTACAACAACGGTCGCTATTTTAAAGTCAATGCCGTTGAGTTACGTTCCTTCACAAAAGCTGTTATCAATTTCAACCAACAAACTGTTCATCCTCCTGATCAGGCATCGCGGGCATGGCTCCAAAGGCCACCGGACAATTGCTATCCGGAGATACCTCAGTCACGAACCTTTCGCATGTACTCAAGAAAGGCTGTGAATGGAAATGTGCAAGGAACCATCCTGAGTGCAGAGGATAACTCTCCCATTCCAGGCGTAAATGTGATGATTAAAGGCACTGCATTTGGAACTGTTACTGACATCAATGGACAGTTTTCGATTGGCATTACCGAATCGCCTTCTATACTGGTATTTAGTTTCATTGGATTGCAAACAAAAGAGGTTGAAGTACAGGCCGGAACGGTAATATCGGTAGCTCTGGCAGCTGATGTTACACAACTGCAGGAAGTGGTTGTAGTAGGCTACGGTGCTACTCAAAAAAGTTACCTGAGTTCAGCTGTCTCATCTTTACAAGGAAGGGTAGCAGGTGTTGCTATTGACGGAGATTATGAAGAGGACGAAGCTATCGAAGAAAAAAGCAATGAGGAGATTAAAGAGGCTGAACAACGACTCTATCAGGAGCTACTTAATTTGAACAGCATCCGATCCAATTTCTCCGATGTTGGCTTCTGGGAACCAACGCTGTTCACTGACAAGGATGGTGAATCGAAGTTCAACATTACATTTCCGGATAATATTGCCCGCTGGGATGCGACCGTTTATGCCATGAACAGGCGGCTTCAAACCGGTACTGCCAGGAAGAGCATTAAATCATACAAGCCGTTAATGGCCGAGTTTCATGTACCGCAATTTCTTACCAAGGGTGATTCTGTTTTTCTGTTGGGTAAAGTGTTGAACTACACCCAGGATTCAACCATCAACGGAAAAATAAAATGGACGCTCGCGGGTAACGAACAGGAAAAGAGCATTTCATTTACGGATTTTCATTCCGAGAAATTATACACATCGGTCGCCTCGACTGACACCCTCAAAGGGAAATTCATTTTTACCCGCGATGATGGATACCTCGAGGGAGAGGAGCGGGAGATACCCGTTTTTGAACAGGGCATAATCCGAGCAAACGGTACACTCGACATCCTGAAGGAAAACGAAGTCATCGTGGTAAGGGCAAAAGAAAACGAAGTAACCATTGTAGAGATACTCGACAACCCCATTGAAGTTTATGCCCGCGATGCAGAAAGCTTGATTCACTACCGGTACGATTGCAATGAACAGCTTGCCTCCAAACTGCTGGGCTTGCTAAGCAACAAGCTCGTGATGCAGTTTAAGGGAAAACCCTTCCGCTACGATAAGGACGTCAACAGGATAATCAACCGCCTGTTGAAAAATCAAAATGAAGAATTTCTATGGTCGTGGTGGGGTGTTTCATCAAATACTTCATACTGGATGTCGGCTCACATTTTGCGGGCGCTGAAGGCTGCGCAAGATGCCGGATACACCGTGAACCTTGATGTAAAGAACCTGACCAGAAAAGCTTCTTACCGGTATGAATTTCAAAAAGAAATCCGCGTGTCGGATGCTGACTTGTTGAATGCGCTGGCCATGTGGAACATTCCATTAGACTATACCACGCTGGTGAGTAAAATGGATTCAGTTATTTTCCAAAGCCAGTTTATTAAAAATATCCGGACAGGTGAAAGAAAATGGAAACCGGCATTCCTGTTGGAAAA contains these protein-coding regions:
- a CDS encoding carboxypeptidase-like regulatory domain-containing protein, with translation MRNYTLTTFYIILFWFFALNTQAQPIHWELGPQKGFVYQISNQEAQKLLTTSKTDEIFKDLLHSVIDTFDINTGWTERPSKGHFILVRIHKNKIHCEYTSVFPYQVFLLKEFGALALQVLDLEGNIREDAKVKLGLKKIRIDTLTKTYRMENEWFTGKKRYVTVELEDFRSVFNIEKHEVPSWYDNYYYNNDDGPDFYSYMITDKNRYKPNEQVRFKSYALTGGRSPLRKELEVWLLDRGRSKKISLVKPHRPGSYASELHLHDSLKLTLDKNYTLQLREKNGRVVASSQFKYEDYELFGNKLEVELKTDRQFHPLDNELIIKATDVNGLILKDATATIIVTTNAIRETFDPVVILPDTLLHKKMMLDPAGPTVISIPSDLFGKSNTAYNVDVIVTNSENQRIVQSVSAVHFFSKYEVVTRFSNDSIIYELQSSGVALKNVSAKIVHSDFDSLSVVLPFKEKLNPVITNVRIETEQASRNFSMRNLIPTLEIKGGIMKDSFNVSLDNPQKIDVSWFVYQGNDLLSRGSGTNIEYKSAITDRLGTFTVELLYTFGGQENILAKEFPFMDDILNVSVNLPEKVYPSQSVEALIKVEDQEGRPVSNVDLTAFAVTSKLGYYAPSLPYYGSTSSGRSRSADFSKEVVNNRMAILDLEYSKWERRSHLDTMKYYQFTYPYSGQFKYAYAINDSAQFAPYVMKDGIAQQIYVIEVNRIPVYYSWVVMPPSYSFYVSSQKKSHVTLRLHDRVLILDSIQFEAGKKTILSIDLDHLPKGVEVVKLYQPSKKRKFRKPPVFSPTEINRYTQYIAGFKPSSTKGYLESAAGFVPLFNGRGNSNFVTAGPVAPGRQTFSGVGLTSVSYQHMGGFNYAFEDNVVYKTDSKDLIPTRLFNTTLDPSITMSDRVVTKKEFLEAIPEPDRKWHARTIDYVDKSMRLTLLLPEEEEKTGIASVLLEECKSEKLVSPCRNYSQQAGYFNLPRGCHNVIVLYNNGRYFKVNAVELRSFTKAVINFNQQTVHPPDQASRAWLQRPPDNCYPEIPQSRTFRMYSRKAVNGNVQGTILSAEDNSPIPGVNVMIKGTAFGTVTDINGQFSIGITESPSILVFSFIGLQTKEVEVQAGTVISVALAADVTQLQEVVVVGYGATQKSYLSSAVSSLQGRVAGVAIDGDYEEDEAIEEKSNEEIKEAEQRLYQELLNLNSIRSNFSDVGFWEPTLFTDKDGESKFNITFPDNIARWDATVYAMNRRLQTGTARKSIKSYKPLMAEFHVPQFLTKGDSVFLLGKVLNYTQDSTINGKIKWTLAGNEQEKSISFTDFHSEKLYTSVASTDTLKGKFIFTRDDGYLEGEEREIPVFEQGIIRANGTLDILKENEVIVVRAKENEVTIVEILDNPIEVYARDAESLIHYRYDCNEQLASKLLGLLSNKLVMQFKGKPFRYDKDVNRIINRLLKNQNEEFLWSWWGVSSNTSYWMSAHILRALKAAQDAGYTVNLDVKNLTRKASYRYEFQKEIRVSDADLLNALAMWNIPLDYTTLVSKMDSVIFQSQFIKNIRTGERKWKPAFLLEKLLVLEVKQLNNIPYERDSLLHYKREGILGDVNFTDGSSPYWYRNELTANTIAYRMVKRDSALRELTIPMQLYFLKERRKNSWNTYHSANVLMSVLPDLLKAGATSGQVAKVKLAGRVNEELTKFPYRIELESGEELRIEKVSGVPLYFMQYNLERVTVAKTGVEGFTIKTSLGNKKTTLQAGEPVNLLVEVHVKRDASMEYVMIEVPIPGACSYNDKRQDWSKETHREYFKEKAVIFCENLKAGTHTFTVSLLPRFTGKFVLNPSQVSLMYVPVVNANTDLKMVKVE